The following proteins are encoded in a genomic region of Oncorhynchus gorbuscha isolate QuinsamMale2020 ecotype Even-year linkage group LG11, OgorEven_v1.0, whole genome shotgun sequence:
- the LOC124047706 gene encoding vegetative cell wall protein gp1-like produces MPQHPHLLNTPTSSTPQHLHLLNTPNFPNTPMPPLPQHPKLPQHPHLCNIPTPHLLKAPTPPLPQQPKPPKHPHHPNAPTPPLPQHPHFLNTPNLPNTPTPPLPQHPKLTQHPTSSTPPTLPPPQHYHLHNTPTSLTSPTPRPLNDRNTPTYLTPSTAPPPQSIKTWEIYTSPTPHLLNTPTSSTPQTSPIPQHPHLLKAPTPPLPQQPKPPKHPHHPNAPTPPLPQHPQFLNTPNLPNTPTPPLPQHPKLTQHPHLLNAPNTPTSSTLPPPQHRHLLNIPNTPSHQ; encoded by the coding sequence ATGCCCCAACACCCCCACCTCCTCAACACCCCCACTTCCTCAACACCCCAACACCTCCACCTCCTCAACACCCCAAACTTCCCCAACACCCCAATGCCCCCACTTCCTCAACACCCCAAACTTCCCCAACACCCCCACCTCTGCAATATCCCAACACCCCACCTCCTCAAAGCCCCAACACCCCCACTTCCACAACAACCCAAACCTCCCAAACACCCCCACCACCCCAATGCCCCAACACCCCCACTTCCTCAACACCCCCACTTCCTAAACACCCCAAACTTACCCAACACTCCAACACCCCCACTTCCTCAACACCCCAAACTTACCCAACACCCCACCTCCTCAACACCCCCAACACTCCCACCTCCTCAACACTACCACCTCCACAACACCCCCACCTCCTTAACATCCCCAACACCCCGTCCCCTCAATGACCGCAACACCCCCACCTACTTAACACCCTCAACAGCCCCACCTCCTCAAAGCATTAAAACCTGGGAGATATACACATCCCCAACACCCCACCTCCTCAACACTCCCACTTCCTCAACACCCCAAACGTCCCCAATACCCCAACACCCCCACCTCCTCAAAGCCCCAACACCCCCACTTCCACAACAACCCAAACCTCCCAAACACCCCCACCACCCCAATGCCCCAACACCCCCACTTCCTCAACACCCCCAGTTCCTAAACACCCCAAACTTACCCAACACTCCAACACCCCCACTTCCTCAACACCCCAAACTTACCCAACACCCCCACCTCCTCAACGCCCCCAACACTCCCACCTCCTCAACACTACCACCTCCACAACACCGCCACCTCCTTAACATCCCCAACACCCCATCCCATCAATGA